In Meriones unguiculatus strain TT.TT164.6M chromosome 17, Bangor_MerUng_6.1, whole genome shotgun sequence, a single window of DNA contains:
- the Apod gene encoding apolipoprotein D, whose translation MATMLLLVATLAGLFTAAKGQSFHLGKCPSPPVQENFDVKKYLGRWYEIEKTPASFEKGNCIQANYSLMENGNIKVLNQEMRTDGTVNRIEGEAIQSNLSEPAKLGVKFFELMPFSPYWVLATDYDSYALVYSCTTVLWLFHVDYVWILGRNPYLPPETVTYLKDILTSNDIDFEKITTTDQANCPDFL comes from the exons ATGGCAACCATGCTGCTGCTCGTGGCCACGCTGGCAGGCCTCTTCACTGCAGCCAAGGGACAAAGCTTCCATCTTGGCAAATGCCCATCTCCTCCAGTACAAGAGAATTTTGACGTGAAAAAG TATCTTGGAAGATGGTACGAAATTGAGAAGACCCCGGCGAGCTTTGAGAAAGGAAACTGCATTCAAGCCAACTACTCCCTGATGGAGAATGGAAACATCAAAGTCCTGAACCAGGAGATGAG AACTGATGGAACCGTGAACAGAATTGAAGGTGAAGCCATACAGAGCAACCTCTCGGAGCCAGCCAAGCTGGGAGTCAAGTTTTTTGAGT TGATGCCCTTCTCGCCGTACTGGGTCCTGGCCACCGACTACGACAGCTACGCCCTCGTGTACTCCTGCACCACCGTGCTCTGGCTCTTCCACGTGGATTACGTCTGGATCCTGGGAAGAAACCCTTACCTCCCTCCAGAAACAGTGACCTACCTAAAAGATATCCTCACTTCTAACGACATCGACTTCGAAAAAATAACGACAACAGATCAGGCCAACTGCCCGGACTTCCTGTAA